The following proteins come from a genomic window of Candidatus Thiodiazotropha sp. CDECU1:
- a CDS encoding TRAP transporter fused permease subunit, with translation MNQAQNNKLQLELVEAAEFGGRRPKGFARKVLLGTALAWALFQLWVASPVPFSLGIGVFNDTEVRSIHLAFAIFLAYLSFPRRKVIAHDIPYIDWLLAFAAAICAIYLFLFYEALADRSGAPTSWDVIVAILGLLLLLEATRRALGWPLMVIGVCFLGYTFAGPWLPDLLAHKGASLARVASHQWLSTEGVFGVAVGVSAGFVFLFVLFGSLLEQAGGGHYFIRVAYALVGHRRGGPAKAAVLASGLTGMVSGSSIANVVTTGTFTIPLMKRVGFSAEKSGAIEVAASTNGQIMPPVMGAAAFLMVEYLNISYLEVIKHAFLPAVLSYIGLMYLVHLEAIKAGMQAEKRIRAVTVKQRLLGWGLTLSGVSCFLFLAYWLLTTLSSLFGSYSFYANAGLILLFYGLLIYCEVRCGLRAREQQSAKTMTVTTALLGGLHFLLPILVLVWCLIMLRLSPATAVFYSICLMIVIQLTQEGLRALYQGNSAIHGFRQGFDALIVGLENGARNMIGIGVATATAGIVVGTVSLTGIGQVMGELVETLSLGSVFLMLLLTALICMILGMGLPTTANYIVVSTLMAPVIVQLSAAHGLDIPLVAVHMFVFYFGILADDTPPVGLAAYAAAGISNGDPIRTGLQSFYYDIRTAILPFMFIFNTNLLLIGIDGPFELLMVVIQGVTAMLLFVSATQGWLLVRNRLWETLVLLLLVFSLFRPDFLQGYLFPAKLWQPVQDVESYIDSLPTEAKVRLQLEVEDIEGLMSTREILFAKPASSAGGYLESLGFITEPDGDTLRVIDIGFLSAAEQAGLMAGFDHRITGYYSQGDQPHRGWFLIPPLLLLGGILWLQYHRGKLQEQTTSGV, from the coding sequence ATGAACCAAGCGCAAAACAATAAACTGCAGCTTGAACTGGTCGAGGCGGCCGAGTTTGGCGGTAGGCGGCCGAAAGGCTTTGCACGCAAGGTGCTGTTGGGGACAGCCCTGGCATGGGCCCTGTTTCAGCTGTGGGTCGCTTCGCCGGTGCCGTTCAGTTTGGGTATCGGGGTCTTTAATGACACCGAGGTCCGGTCCATCCATCTCGCGTTCGCAATTTTTCTGGCCTATCTCTCTTTTCCCCGCCGCAAGGTGATTGCTCACGACATACCTTATATCGACTGGTTGCTCGCTTTCGCCGCTGCCATCTGTGCCATCTACCTGTTCCTCTTCTATGAGGCATTGGCAGACCGCTCAGGCGCGCCCACATCCTGGGATGTCATTGTCGCCATATTGGGTTTACTGCTGTTATTGGAGGCCACACGGCGCGCCCTGGGTTGGCCATTGATGGTGATCGGGGTCTGTTTCCTTGGCTATACGTTCGCCGGACCCTGGTTGCCCGATCTGCTTGCCCACAAGGGCGCCTCGCTAGCCCGGGTCGCATCCCATCAATGGTTGTCGACGGAGGGTGTTTTCGGTGTCGCTGTGGGCGTCTCCGCCGGTTTCGTATTTCTGTTCGTGCTCTTTGGCAGCCTGCTGGAACAGGCGGGAGGTGGTCACTATTTCATCCGTGTCGCCTATGCCCTGGTCGGGCATCGACGTGGAGGCCCGGCGAAGGCTGCAGTATTGGCATCGGGACTGACCGGTATGGTATCGGGATCCTCCATCGCCAACGTGGTCACCACCGGTACCTTTACCATTCCGCTGATGAAGCGGGTGGGATTCAGTGCAGAGAAATCCGGCGCCATCGAGGTGGCAGCCTCGACCAATGGTCAGATAATGCCGCCGGTGATGGGGGCGGCCGCTTTCCTGATGGTGGAGTACCTGAATATCTCCTATCTCGAGGTGATAAAACATGCCTTTCTGCCAGCGGTATTGAGTTATATCGGTCTTATGTACCTGGTACACCTGGAGGCGATCAAGGCCGGGATGCAGGCAGAGAAGCGCATCAGAGCCGTAACTGTCAAGCAGCGACTGCTGGGTTGGGGGTTGACCCTGTCGGGGGTGAGCTGTTTCCTGTTTCTGGCCTATTGGCTGCTTACTACGCTGAGCAGCCTGTTTGGCAGTTACAGTTTCTATGCCAATGCTGGATTGATTCTGCTCTTTTATGGCTTGCTGATCTATTGCGAGGTGCGTTGTGGATTGCGCGCACGTGAGCAGCAATCAGCTAAAACCATGACTGTCACTACAGCACTGTTGGGAGGACTTCACTTTCTGCTTCCAATCCTGGTGCTTGTCTGGTGTCTGATAATGTTGCGCCTCTCACCAGCCACCGCTGTGTTCTACTCCATCTGCTTGATGATAGTGATTCAACTGACCCAGGAAGGGCTGCGTGCCCTGTACCAGGGTAACTCTGCAATCCACGGTTTTCGCCAGGGCTTTGATGCATTGATTGTTGGACTGGAGAACGGTGCGCGAAACATGATCGGCATCGGTGTGGCGACCGCGACTGCGGGGATCGTGGTTGGTACAGTCAGTCTGACGGGTATAGGGCAGGTGATGGGGGAATTGGTCGAGACCCTCTCTCTCGGTTCGGTGTTCCTGATGCTGCTGTTAACCGCCTTGATCTGCATGATTCTTGGGATGGGTCTGCCCACAACCGCTAATTATATCGTTGTCTCCACACTGATGGCGCCGGTGATCGTGCAGCTCTCGGCCGCCCACGGCTTGGATATACCACTGGTGGCCGTGCACATGTTTGTTTTCTATTTTGGTATCCTGGCCGATGATACGCCACCCGTGGGATTGGCTGCCTATGCGGCGGCCGGTATCTCGAACGGTGATCCGATCAGAACAGGCCTCCAATCCTTCTATTACGATATCCGCACGGCAATACTGCCATTCATGTTCATATTCAATACCAATCTGCTGCTGATTGGGATCGATGGCCCGTTCGAGCTTCTGATGGTTGTAATTCAAGGTGTCACGGCAATGTTGCTGTTTGTTTCAGCAACCCAGGGTTGGTTGCTGGTGCGTAATCGCCTGTGGGAGACACTGGTGCTGTTGTTGCTCGTTTTTTCCCTCTTCCGCCCCGACTTTTTGCAGGGATATCTCTTCCCCGCCAAGCTGTGGCAGCCTGTGCAGGATGTGGAATCATATATCGATTCCCTACCGACGGAGGCTAAGGTGCGGCTACAGCTTGAGGTGGAAGATATAGAGGGCCTGATGTCGACCCGGGAGATCCTTTTTGCAAAACCTGCATCATCGGCAGGTGGTTACCTGGAGAGCTTGGGCTTTATTACCGAGCCAGATGGCGATACCCTTCGTGTTATCGATATTGGCTTCCTCAGCGCGGCCGAGCAGGCCGGTCTCATGGCTGGATTCGATCATCGGATTACCGGTTACTACAGTCAGGGGGATCAGCCCCATAGGGGTTGGTTCCTGATACCGCCGCTGCTGTTGCTTGGAGGTATACTGTGGCTCCAGTATCATCGCGGCAAGCTGCAGGAGCAGACAACCTCGGGAGTATAA
- a CDS encoding BPSS1780 family membrane protein, translated as MSEVYKVIYTGKLKPGTNQDRIIALFSEKFRLGPEKAKKLIVSGRSVALKKDIDLEKAEKYQESLEKLGLIIEIDPKPPVEDTMMLDNSSELTLAAIDNGDDDATEVLDPTMNPAADRCPKCGSLNMQMGICQNCGIVAAKYKAAQAREADLATQVNQVSSDSEAEENPYTTPEAELVQPVEGDMTGPHGVSAGNGFKWITRGWWHFKQAPLTWIAIIVIWFVLTFVLSMVPILGALIVNVLTPVLLAGLMIGCYEQDQGDDISVSHLFAGFANNAGQGILVGVFYLIFMILFVVGFALFMFGSIGSLATQQADPEAMAMMFFSSTFVIGLLIASLLFIPIVMAYLFAPALVALNDMSAWEAMKASFMGCMKNILPFFLYSLAAIGLMIVGVIPFGLGLLIVSPILIAAIYAAYRDIYYS; from the coding sequence ATGTCAGAAGTATATAAAGTCATCTATACCGGCAAGCTGAAACCGGGAACAAACCAGGATCGGATCATTGCCCTGTTCAGTGAAAAATTCAGACTGGGACCGGAAAAGGCCAAAAAGCTGATTGTCAGCGGTCGCTCGGTGGCCTTGAAAAAGGATATCGATCTGGAAAAGGCGGAGAAGTATCAGGAGTCCCTTGAAAAGCTGGGTCTGATCATCGAAATCGATCCAAAACCGCCGGTGGAGGATACAATGATGCTCGACAACTCCTCCGAACTAACTCTCGCGGCAATCGATAATGGGGATGATGATGCTACCGAGGTGTTGGATCCCACTATGAATCCCGCCGCTGATCGCTGTCCGAAGTGTGGCTCCTTGAACATGCAGATGGGGATTTGCCAGAACTGCGGTATCGTGGCGGCCAAATATAAAGCGGCTCAGGCGAGAGAGGCCGATCTGGCCACTCAGGTCAATCAGGTAAGCAGCGACAGTGAAGCAGAAGAGAATCCCTACACCACACCGGAAGCTGAGCTGGTGCAGCCTGTGGAAGGGGATATGACTGGACCTCATGGTGTGTCCGCAGGGAATGGATTCAAATGGATCACAAGAGGCTGGTGGCATTTCAAACAGGCACCATTGACTTGGATTGCTATCATAGTCATCTGGTTTGTTTTGACCTTTGTGCTGAGTATGGTGCCCATCCTGGGTGCCCTGATTGTCAACGTTCTGACCCCAGTGTTGCTGGCCGGTCTGATGATCGGCTGTTATGAGCAAGACCAGGGGGACGATATATCTGTCAGCCATCTGTTTGCCGGATTCGCCAACAATGCGGGACAAGGGATACTGGTGGGTGTCTTCTATCTTATCTTTATGATCCTGTTTGTTGTCGGATTTGCCCTCTTCATGTTCGGCAGTATCGGAAGCCTGGCTACGCAACAAGCCGATCCTGAGGCGATGGCGATGATGTTCTTCTCATCCACATTCGTGATTGGACTGCTGATCGCATCCCTGCTGTTTATTCCGATTGTCATGGCCTACCTGTTTGCTCCGGCGTTGGTTGCATTGAACGATATGTCTGCTTGGGAGGCGATGAAGGCGAGCTTCATGGGTTGCATGAAGAATATCCTACCGTTTTTTCTCTACAGCTTGGCTGCGATTGGGCTGATGATTGTCGGTGTTATCCCCTTCGGCCTGGGACTGCTGATCGTCTCCCCGATCCTGATCGCCGCCATCTATGCGGCCTATCGGGATATCTACTATAGCTGA
- a CDS encoding RDD family protein, with protein sequence MQVDLIEEDAVEPLDTLLSYEIPEGVLLDYRLAGPVVRACAWGIDAAVRAVIYLVLVVVMSLLGGLGMALILIGFFLIEWFYPVVFEMQNGATPGKRAMGIYVIQDNGTPVTPSASVLRNLLRTADFLPFLYATGLLTMLVNRRFKRLGDLAAGTLVVYRDKQKTRELPPQAIATKPPIELSESEQLTLLAFAERGEKLSLGRRQELAELLTEQTGLRGGAAVDTLYAYANWILKGR encoded by the coding sequence ATGCAGGTTGATCTGATAGAAGAGGATGCTGTAGAGCCGCTAGATACCCTGCTGAGCTATGAGATCCCGGAGGGTGTGTTACTCGATTATCGCCTTGCCGGGCCAGTGGTACGTGCCTGTGCCTGGGGGATAGATGCCGCAGTGCGCGCTGTGATCTATCTGGTGCTGGTGGTTGTGATGTCCCTCTTGGGCGGCCTGGGCATGGCACTGATTCTAATCGGTTTTTTCCTCATTGAGTGGTTTTATCCTGTGGTGTTCGAGATGCAAAACGGTGCCACACCGGGTAAACGCGCCATGGGGATTTATGTCATACAGGACAATGGCACACCGGTGACGCCGAGTGCCTCGGTGCTCAGAAATCTATTGAGAACCGCTGATTTTCTACCTTTTCTCTACGCAACGGGTCTGTTGACTATGCTGGTCAACAGACGCTTCAAACGCTTGGGAGATCTGGCAGCAGGAACCCTGGTGGTCTATCGTGATAAGCAGAAAACGCGTGAGCTTCCCCCCCAAGCGATTGCCACAAAACCGCCCATTGAGCTTTCCGAATCCGAGCAGCTGACCTTGCTGGCCTTTGCCGAGCGGGGGGAGAAGCTATCCCTCGGTCGACGCCAGGAGCTGGCTGAGTTGCTGACTGAACAGACAGGCTTGAGGGGTGGTGCGGCGGTCGACACACTGTATGCCTATGCAAACTGGATTCTCAAGGGACGCTGA
- a CDS encoding stage II sporulation protein M → MRQQQFEAENQSLWDEIAALMDDLGRAQGKRHSSLSEQLRFPALYRQLCSHYALARGRGFSPALIEQLHGQVLRGHSLLYRQQGGWRWRILGFIYSGFPSAVRRSGGYFAIALLFFLLPAVVMGVGCYLQEDLIYTLIDETTVAQVESSYDPTNQRLGRALERSSETDFTMFGYYIMNNIGIGFRAFASGIIFAVGTLFILLFNGLVIGGLAGHLSQLGYHDTFWPFVSGHGSFELTAIVICGAAGLRLGHAVIAPGQRTRVQALQEQAQEALQLVLGAALMLLVAAFIEAFWSSMQIQPATKYVVAAILWTTVIAYLLLVGRGRRGPH, encoded by the coding sequence ATGAGACAACAACAGTTCGAAGCGGAAAATCAGTCCCTGTGGGATGAGATCGCGGCATTGATGGATGATCTCGGGCGGGCGCAGGGCAAACGGCATAGTTCCCTGTCAGAGCAGTTACGATTCCCCGCCCTCTATCGTCAGCTTTGCAGTCACTATGCACTGGCCCGAGGCCGCGGTTTCAGTCCAGCCCTGATTGAGCAGCTGCATGGCCAGGTATTGCGTGGGCACTCCCTGCTCTATCGCCAGCAGGGGGGGTGGCGTTGGCGAATACTTGGCTTTATCTACAGCGGATTTCCCAGTGCCGTGCGCCGTAGCGGCGGCTATTTCGCAATCGCTTTACTGTTCTTTCTGTTACCGGCTGTAGTGATGGGTGTGGGTTGTTATCTGCAGGAGGATTTGATCTACACCCTCATCGATGAAACCACTGTGGCGCAGGTGGAGAGCAGTTACGATCCGACCAATCAAAGACTCGGTCGTGCCCTCGAGCGCAGTTCCGAAACAGACTTCACCATGTTCGGTTACTACATCATGAACAATATCGGAATCGGCTTCAGGGCCTTTGCCAGCGGAATAATATTTGCTGTCGGGACCCTGTTTATATTGTTGTTTAACGGTTTGGTGATCGGTGGCCTGGCCGGCCACTTGAGTCAACTCGGCTATCACGATACCTTCTGGCCATTCGTCTCCGGTCATGGCTCATTCGAGTTGACCGCCATCGTCATTTGCGGGGCTGCAGGACTGCGTCTCGGGCATGCGGTGATTGCACCTGGACAGCGGACCCGCGTACAGGCATTGCAGGAACAGGCACAAGAGGCATTGCAGCTGGTCTTGGGGGCGGCGCTGATGCTGCTCGTAGCGGCCTTTATCGAGGCCTTTTGGTCATCCATGCAGATCCAGCCCGCAACCAAATATGTTGTGGCGGCAATACTCTGGACGACGGTTATCGCCTATCTGTTACTGGTGGGCAGGGGGCGGCGTGGACCTCACTAG
- a CDS encoding DUF4129 domain-containing protein, whose translation MRPRQAWESIDLGFAMARKWFLPLWTLWLCSALPVMIVLALLPLPLWLAGLLLWWFKPLYEPALLYWLSRRLFAETTSIKTLYRSGFKIVLPRLVANLTWGRLNPSRSFVMPVALLEGLKGHHRSSRIGVLSRGTHAAGWLTLVGLHFEIILELGFILLIISLIPQEMLWIDWHSYIFDPDPLSEWLHHGCALLAMSIVAPFYVSGGFALYLNRRSQLEAWDLEIGLRNMAQRHQRRRLMGAASLLLAASLTIIGVQPGTATALEMDSQESRDLISEILADDSFGRYQERGHWKFIGEESEQDDNNWLIEWLQRVLGGFGTSMAFYAELIMWLAAAGVLAYLLHWFLQNRSLLQGRGESQRNSNRHIPTQVAGLDLRPESLPADPATEAASLIQAGDYRGGFSLLYRAALSVLVHDHAIQIVEGATEGECLRRVRGEIADETSAYFSKLTGMWQQIAYGHIRPPEEKALLLCRDWHGFFGVSSAQ comes from the coding sequence TTGAGACCACGGCAGGCCTGGGAGAGCATCGATCTGGGTTTTGCCATGGCTCGCAAGTGGTTCCTTCCGCTTTGGACCCTGTGGCTCTGCAGTGCACTACCAGTCATGATCGTCCTGGCACTGCTGCCTCTGCCCCTGTGGCTGGCTGGTCTGCTGCTGTGGTGGTTCAAGCCCCTCTATGAGCCGGCTCTGCTCTATTGGTTGAGTCGTCGCCTGTTTGCTGAAACCACGTCGATCAAGACCCTATATCGCAGTGGGTTCAAGATTGTGCTGCCCCGATTAGTCGCCAATCTTACTTGGGGCCGGTTAAATCCATCCCGCTCTTTTGTCATGCCGGTGGCACTCCTCGAGGGATTGAAGGGCCACCATCGCAGCAGTCGCATCGGGGTTCTCAGCAGAGGCACACATGCGGCCGGATGGCTGACCCTGGTAGGACTCCATTTTGAAATCATATTGGAGCTGGGTTTTATTTTACTCATCATCAGCCTGATCCCCCAGGAGATGCTGTGGATCGATTGGCATAGTTACATTTTCGATCCAGACCCGTTGAGTGAGTGGCTGCATCATGGTTGCGCCTTGCTGGCGATGTCCATAGTCGCTCCCTTTTATGTATCCGGAGGCTTTGCCCTCTATCTCAACCGGCGTAGTCAGCTGGAGGCCTGGGACCTTGAAATCGGTTTGAGAAACATGGCTCAACGCCATCAGCGCAGGCGATTGATGGGTGCCGCATCGCTCCTTCTCGCCGCTTCTCTAACGATCATAGGGGTGCAACCCGGAACGGCTACCGCCCTGGAAATGGATTCCCAGGAGTCCCGGGATCTGATCAGTGAGATATTGGCTGACGATAGTTTCGGACGCTACCAAGAGCGCGGACACTGGAAGTTCATTGGAGAGGAGTCGGAGCAGGATGATAATAATTGGTTGATTGAGTGGTTACAGCGGGTGCTTGGCGGCTTTGGCACCAGCATGGCATTTTACGCTGAGCTGATCATGTGGCTGGCTGCGGCCGGCGTACTCGCCTATCTGCTGCATTGGTTTTTGCAAAACCGTTCCCTGTTGCAGGGCAGGGGGGAATCTCAACGCAACAGCAACAGACATATTCCCACTCAGGTTGCCGGTCTCGACCTGCGTCCGGAGAGTTTACCGGCGGACCCGGCCACAGAGGCCGCCTCCCTGATTCAGGCCGGGGATTATCGAGGCGGATTCAGTCTTCTCTACAGGGCCGCCTTGTCGGTGCTGGTTCATGACCATGCCATACAGATCGTCGAGGGGGCAACCGAGGGTGAGTGCCTGCGCCGGGTCCGCGGCGAGATTGCAGATGAGACCAGCGCTTACTTCTCCAAACTTACCGGCATGTGGCAGCAAATAGCCTATGGACATATCCGGCCACCGGAAGAGAAGGCGCTGCTGCTGTGTCGTGATTGGCACGGTTTTTTTGGGGTGAGCAGTGCGCAATAA